One genomic segment of Candidatus Zixiibacteriota bacterium includes these proteins:
- a CDS encoding DUF58 domain-containing protein: MIPREILKKIRRIEIRTKRLVNDLFSGEYHSTFKGQGMEFEEVREYYPGDDIRLIDWNVTARTGFAHIKKFREERELSVVLLVDASSSGKFGTRDRFKSDTAAELCALLAFSAIKNNDKVGLIIFTDRIEKFVPPKKGRGHVLRIIREILYFQPEGKGTDVNGALEYFNRVIRRKSVVFLISDFLSQGFIKPLQIANKKHDIIAIRVSDPRESSFEDVGLIELEDAETGEVVLIDTGSREFRKEFSRRAAEDNKNLKRGFQVINMDFVDIRTNESYIVPLVGFFKMREKRH; encoded by the coding sequence ATGATACCCCGCGAAATACTGAAAAAAATCCGTCGTATCGAAATTCGCACGAAGAGATTGGTCAATGATCTCTTTTCGGGTGAATATCATTCCACCTTCAAAGGACAAGGGATGGAGTTCGAAGAGGTGCGAGAGTATTATCCCGGCGATGACATTCGGCTTATAGACTGGAACGTGACGGCGCGCACGGGTTTCGCGCATATCAAGAAATTCAGAGAAGAGAGGGAGCTCTCGGTTGTGCTTTTGGTCGATGCCTCGTCTTCTGGCAAATTCGGAACCCGCGACCGCTTCAAAAGCGATACGGCCGCTGAATTGTGCGCCTTGCTTGCTTTTTCCGCTATCAAGAATAACGATAAAGTAGGCTTGATTATTTTTACGGATAGGATTGAAAAATTTGTACCGCCCAAGAAAGGGCGTGGACACGTGCTTCGGATTATTCGTGAAATTCTCTATTTTCAGCCCGAGGGAAAGGGAACTGATGTCAACGGCGCACTTGAATACTTCAACCGCGTCATACGACGAAAATCAGTTGTCTTTCTTATTTCGGACTTCCTGTCTCAGGGTTTTATTAAGCCCTTGCAGATAGCCAACAAGAAGCATGATATCATCGCGATAAGGGTTTCCGATCCGCGCGAGAGCAGTTTTGAGGATGTTGGACTCATCGAGCTTGAGGACGCCGAGACTGGCGAAGTGGTGCTCATTGATACCGGGTCGCGTGAGTTCAGAAAAGAATTCTCGCGCCGGGCTGCGGAAGATAATAAGAACCTGAAAAGGGGTTTTCAGGTTATCAATATGGATTTTGTGGATATCCGCACCAACGAATCATATATCGTCCCGTTGGTAGGTTTTTTTAAAATGAGGGAGAAACGCCATTGA
- a CDS encoding MoxR family ATPase, producing MEFDIQQIQATVEKEASFVERLTSELSSVIVGQKYLIERLMMGILANGHILIEGVPGLAKTLAVKTLADAIQVKFHRIQFTPDLLPADLIGTMIYNPQKAEFTVKRGPVFANIILADEINRAPAKVQSALLEAMQERQVTIGDTTYPLDEPFLVLATQNPIEQEGTYPLPEAQIDRFMFMLKITYPTPAEERIIMDRNTAVHHFEVKRVISPADIIRARDVVRSIYVDEKVKEYIVNIIFATREPQKYGLSDLKDLISFGASPRATIYLNLAAKAHAFIKGRGYITPEDVKAIGPDVLRHRVILTYEAEAEEVTSDKIVQRIFDAIEVP from the coding sequence ATGGAGTTTGACATCCAGCAGATTCAGGCAACAGTAGAAAAAGAGGCTTCGTTTGTCGAACGGCTCACGAGCGAGTTGAGTTCTGTCATCGTCGGACAGAAATATCTCATTGAACGCCTTATGATGGGGATTCTTGCCAACGGACATATCCTTATTGAGGGAGTTCCGGGTCTTGCCAAAACGCTCGCAGTGAAAACCCTTGCCGATGCCATTCAAGTGAAGTTTCATCGCATCCAATTCACGCCGGATTTGCTTCCTGCTGACCTCATCGGCACGATGATTTATAACCCTCAGAAGGCAGAGTTCACTGTCAAACGGGGGCCGGTTTTTGCAAATATTATCCTTGCCGATGAGATAAACCGCGCTCCCGCCAAAGTTCAGTCCGCGCTATTGGAAGCTATGCAAGAGCGACAGGTTACTATCGGCGACACGACCTATCCCCTCGACGAACCGTTTCTTGTCCTGGCCACTCAGAATCCAATCGAGCAGGAAGGGACGTATCCGCTCCCAGAGGCCCAAATTGACCGGTTCATGTTTATGCTAAAGATTACATACCCGACCCCTGCCGAAGAACGGATAATTATGGACCGCAATACGGCAGTACACCACTTTGAAGTCAAACGGGTCATAAGCCCTGCAGATATTATTCGAGCGCGCGATGTTGTTCGTTCGATCTATGTTGATGAGAAAGTAAAAGAATATATTGTGAACATTATCTTCGCAACGCGCGAGCCACAGAAATACGGTCTCTCTGACCTAAAAGACCTCATATCCTTTGGCGCGTCGCCGAGAGCTACAATTTATTTAAATTTGGCGGCAAAAGCCCATGCCTTCATCAAAGGGCGCGGCTATATAACTCCAGAAGATGTAAAAGCAATCGGCCCGGATGTGCTCAGGCACCGCGTTATCCTCACCTACGAAGCGGAAGCCGAAGAAGTGACATCGGATAAAATAGTTCAACGCATTTTCGACGCTATTGAGGTTCCATAA